In Aedes albopictus strain Foshan chromosome 3, AalbF5, whole genome shotgun sequence, the following are encoded in one genomic region:
- the LOC109408978 gene encoding senecionine N-oxygenase (The sequence of the model RefSeq protein was modified relative to this genomic sequence to represent the inferred CDS: added 39 bases not found in genome assembly) — MDSGKRYCVIGAGTAGLAAAKRILETGAEVIVFEQTDQLGGTWNYTDSVGKDKYGLDIHTSMYQGLRTNLPKEVMGFPDFPIPEQKESYIPAEDILNFLKSYANRFDVTQHVRLEHHVVLVDIADTPKKWKVLVKNLPQQKMETFFFDYVFVCNGHYHTPRLPNIRNIELFEGKQLHSHDYRTPYHFKDEKVLVVGAGPSGMDLALEISKTALHVTLSHHTKEPFKTVFPANLIQKPDIAELTQNGALFEDGSQEYFTVILYCTGYRYSFPFLSNNCGVVVEDNYVHPLYKHCININQPTMTFIGLPYYVCAAQMFDLQARFCLTYYTGKKELPTKEEMLADMHEQMKLKWMQGCRKSQSHMMGPAQGEYYDDLARTADVEPIKPVMTRLHNESSQRFNDDLLNFRNDMFRIVDDNTFEEVVRNA; from the exons ACGGCTGGACTTGCTGCAGCGAAGAGAATTTTGGAAACCGGAGCGGAAGTGATAGTATTCGAACAAACCGACCAACTAGGAGGCACGTGGAACTACACCGATTCGGTCGGAAAGGATAAATATGGGCTGGATATCCACACTAGCATGTACCAAGGGCTGCGGACTAACCTTCCGAAGGAAGTTATGGGTTTTCCGGACTTTCCGATCCCTGAACAAAAGGAATCGTACATTCCTGCGGAGGATATTTTGAACTTTTTGAAATCGTACGCCAACAGGTTTGACGTTACGCAGCACGTCCGGTTGGAGCACCACGTGGTCTTAGTGGATATAGCCGATACACCCAAAAAGTGGAAAGTTCTGGTGAAAAACCTTCCTCAACAGAAAATGGAAACATTCTTTTTCGATTATGTGTTCGTTTGTAATGGCCATTATCATACGCCTCGATTACCAAACATTCGCAACATTGAACTCTTCGAGGGAAAGCAACTACACAGTCACGATTACAGAACGCCATATCATTTCAAAG ATGAGAAGGTGCTGGTTGTTGGAGCTGGTCCGTCTGGGATGGATTTGGCACTGGAGATTTCGAAAACAGCGCTTCACGTTACGCTAAGTCACCACACAAAGGAACCATTCAAAACCGTTTTTCCAGCGAATTTAATTCAGAAACCGGACATCGCCGAACTGACGCAAAACGGTGCCCTATTTGAGGATGGTAGCCAGGAATATTTCACCGTTATCCTCTACTGCACCGGTTATCGCTACAGCTTCCCATTTCTGAGCAACAACTGCGGAGTCGTCGTCGAGGACAATTACGTTCATCCGCTGTACAAGCACTGCATTAACATCAATCAACCGACGATGACCTTCATAGGGCTTCCGTATTACGTGTGCGCTGCACAGATGTTCGATCTACAGGCGCGATTCTGTCTCACGTACTACACTGGCAAAAAGGAACTGCCTACAAAGGAGGAAATGCTGGCCGATATGCACGAACAGATGAAGTTGAAATGGATGCAGGGCTGTCGGAAGAGTCAATCCCATATGATGGGACCGGCGCAGGGAGAATACTACGACGATCTGGCGAGGACAGCGGATGTGGAACCGATAAAACCAGTGATGACTCGGTTGCACAATGAAAGTAGCCAGCGGTTCAATGACGATTTGTTGAACTTTAGAAATGATATGTTCCGAATCGTGGATGATAATACGTTTGAGGAAGTTGTGAGAAATGCGTAA